The Loxodonta africana isolate mLoxAfr1 chromosome 17, mLoxAfr1.hap2, whole genome shotgun sequence genome contains the following window.
GGAGCGGGAAGGGGCTGGAACGCGGAGCGGGGCGGCGGGGACCGGCCGCTTCGCCCCCGCGGTGCGCGAACCCGGGTGGAGCCAGCAGCCGGGCGCAGCGTCAGCGCTTAAGATGCAAATCAATTCCcgcctccctcctccccctcccccgcccgggGAGCTAGGCTCCGCCGCTCCGCAGCCGCCTACGCCTCCTGCGCGCCGCGGCGCCCTAGCGGAGGCTCTACTTAAGCGGCGCGCCGGCCGCGACCCGCACTCGCCTGGAGCGTGTGGAGCGCACGGGGGCGCACAGCCGCGCGCTCGTATCGCTCGGCTCCACGCGGCTCTCGGCGGCGGCGGCCGAGGCGCAGGGCTGAGCGAGTGTTCGGGCGCCGGGGCTCCGGGAACGGCGGCTCCAGCTCCTGCGCGTGGCCTCACTCCCTTTCTCTGCCCCAGCCCAGCTACCTCTTTGCCATGGCTCTGGCAGACAGCACGCGTGGATTACCCAACGGgggcggcggcgggggcggcAGCGGCTCTTCGTCCTCCTCGGCAGAGCCGGGGCTCTTCCCCGACATCGTGGAGCTGAACGTGGGGGGCCAGGTGTATGTGACCCGGCGCTGTACGGTGGTTTCGGTGCCCGACTCGCTTCTCTGGCGCATGTTCACGCAGCAGCAGCCGCAGGAGCTGGCCCGGGACAGCAAAGGCCGCTTCTTTCTGGACCGGGACGGCTTCCTCTTCCGCTACATCCTGGATTACCTGCGGGACTTGCAGCTCGTCCTGCCCGACTACTTCCCCGAGCGCAGCCGGCTGCAGCGCGAGGCCGAGTACTTCGAGCTGCCGGAGCTCGTGCGCCGCCTCGGGGCGCCCCAGCAACCCGGTCTGGGGCCGCCGCACCCGCGGCGCGGGATGCCTAAGGAGGGCTCGCTGGGCGACGAGCTGCTGCAGCTCGGCTACGCGGAGCCGGAGCAGCAGGAAGGCTCCTCAGCCGGGGCGCCGTCGCCCACGCTGGAGCTGGCTAGCCGCAGCCCGTCCGGGGGCGCAGCGGGCCCGCTGCTCACACCATCCCAGTCGCTGGACGGCAGCCGACGCTCAGGCTACATCACCATCGGCTACCGCGGCTCGTATACCATCGGGCGGGACGCGCAGGCAGACGCCAAGTTCCGGCGGGTGGCACGCATCACTGTGTGCGGCAAGACCTCGCTGGCCAAGGAGGTGTTCGGGGACACCCTGAACGAGAGCCGGGACCCAGACCGGCCCCCGGAGCGCTACACCTCGCGCTATTATCTCAAATTTAACTTCCTGGAGCAGGCCTTTGATAAGCTGTCGGAGTCGGGCTTCCACATGGTGGCGTGCAGCTCCACGGGCACCTGCGCCTTCGCCAGCAGCACTGACCAGAGCGAAGACAAGATCTGGACCAGCTACACCGAGTACGTCTTCTGCAGGGAGTGAGCTCCCTagctcccccccgccccgcgACTCCAGCTCTCGTCCCCCCCGCCCCTTTCCCTGTCTTAGAGATGGTTATAGCACCTCTTCCCTCCCGTCCCTCTGTCGTTCACCCCCAGGAGCTGGGGCCAGTCCCCTCTACCCTCAATTCTAGAACCTGCAGGCGAAAACCCTCTCggcttcttcattttctttggacCCCTCCAACCGAGGGAGCCCAGATATACCCCCTTAACCCATGCTTCCTCCATCCCGTACCCCAAACCACCCCTCCCCCAGACTGCCCCTTAATCTGGATGGAGTGGGGCAGCGTGGCCCCAAATCACCAAGTACCTAGGAATGACTGGATCGTTCAAAATCAGGACGTGTCCAGCGTGAAGAgattccctgaaatcttcttgAACCTTATGACTCAAGAGATCGGAATTGATAACACTGGGGAAGTTAGTGTTCTAAAAGGTCATTGGAGCCTTTTTTTGATTCTCTTTAAAGGTAGATATTTAGAAGGTTGAATGAAAAACTGGGATTCTGGAATTAAGACCATATGGAAGCAGTTCAGTGACTGTAAATGAGTGAAGTTTTGAAAAGTTACAGATAAAAGTAGGAGAAGAATCTAGTGCTGGCACGGTAAAGTATCGGATCTTTTCCAGTACAGAATGAAATGAAAGATCTTCGCTTGTGACTTAAACTTGCAGAAAGGGACCCTCCTGCCTGTGGAGGCGCCCTTTCTCGTTGGCTTATCGCCAGGACTTGGGTCGGCTCTGGTTGACATGACAGTTTTTTGGCAAGAGCGAGAAAGAGCTTTGCTGCAGAAGAGGGCAGGTCTGCCCAGGTCGCCATGCCCCACAGAAAGCCACCTGGCAGTGATTAAAACAGAGCTGGGTAGTCATGCACGTTGTGGGTATTAGGAAAGCCCATATTCTTGCAGTGAATGGCAGTAGGATCATTCTTAGCTCATAAGACTTGGGGGTGGGattgggagggaaggaggagggtaGGAAGGGTGGGAAGGGAAGAGCAGACATACTCATTTATTATTTGAAATTTGTAAGTTTGTACCATCCGTTTGAGTACATgcgttttattttaaaacatcaaATAGGACAAAAACATGCAAAgtgttttataaaaatgaataacAGTATCTACTCTTAGCTGGCAGTTATTGAGGTAACCGTTTTGAATCCTAAGCTTAGAAGTTACAGATACTTATAACCTAACCAAAGAGTTACCCAGTAGTGTTTTAGTATTTGAACTCTGTTTTCTCTGTGAATATAAATCCTGATTGTAAAATCGATTTACTTGAGCAACATACGTTTGATTTTGGTTACTCAGACTTAAGATCTCTTATTAAAAGTCCTTATTTTCCCTAAACTCAGTATGTTTGACGGCTGAGCAAATCTGAAAACCAGAAAATGCTACTTGACACTCCTCTTTGATGCAGTGGTTTGAAGTTAAGGTGGAATCCTTTTGAGTGCCAGAGCTGTAGAGAATTAAGCAACAAGGGCTGCCCATCTGTAGAGAGCTGTAAAGTGAAATATTTTTCAGTGAAGGCAAATTAAGTACTTAAAAGTGAGCTGAGCAATAAAACAGTGTTTTAGGAAAATACAGCAGTAACCGAAGGAGACCTGGTTGCCTTATGCCTTTAATATAGAATAAATTCCCTCTGCATATCCTATCTACATCCTAAGTAAAGGGAAATAAATCCTTGTCTTTCATGCTGTGAGGCGTCCTTTGAATATTCTGTGATAATGAGAAgcctttctatttttttgttggtttgtttcagCATCTTTCTCTAACGTATGTTTTTAAAGATTTTGTAACCTGTTTTCAGTGTTTAAATTAGtgctatttttccttctttttacaaATGGATCTTGTACTGTATCTTATTATGTCCATACCAGATGTTACGAATTGGGACAGTTTTATTCTTAGACTCATGTGATCCAATCTGTATATACCATATATAAACATTTTACACGAATCAtttagttttttaattcatttactaATGCTATAAAATTTCCTGTATTTAACCCAGTAACTTGCATCAGATGGTGTATATACTGAAGCAACATGTTTTGATGACTTTCTTATATCCTTGTCTATGGGGAAATTGAGTTAGGAAAAAATAATTGTAAAACTGAATTTGGGCCGTATTTTTTGCTTGGTTATTAGTTGTATACAAATAATACACTGATTAATTGTCTACTTAAATCAAGGTACCTGGttttttaatctcctttttttttgaaCTGGGGAAGAGAGGCTTGAAGGTTTTATTAGAGTTACATTTTTAGAAAAGTAAAATTAGCTTTATGCACAAAGATGGTCAGGCTAAGGGAAATGGAAGTAGAAATCTAGGAAGTTGTGTGGGCTTCCACATTGAGTTTGCCCTCAGACTTGTAATGCCTCAGAACGTATCTTTGTTTCaagcctgaaatggttgaagaatGTTGCTCGGTGGCCATAAGGGTCATAAAGTTTTCTCCACCCCGTATGGCATTCTGTGAGATTGCTTAAAAAGCACAGAACTGAGAACACTTTAAGACAAGATTGAAACCACTGACAGATTGCAAGAAACGACAGTTGTGATTTTCCTTGTTTAATCTGCGTAACTCCAGGAGTCAGGAGAACCTGCTCATCTTGTCTCTGCTACTCAAGTCTTAGGAATTTTGTCTTGTAAAACTTTGCATTATTCTACTGCCTTGTGCGTAGACACCTcactcccctcccctgccccacacTTGCTGCTCTGCAGCAAACCTCTCCTTTTCATTATTTGAAGGACTGGGAATTTAATGAGTAGAGAGCCTAAACTGACCTCTTTCTAGGGATGACTGCCCTCTAAAGGCAGAAATTGCTAACATGAAAATGTTCTTCTTTTAGTCCAAAGTAAAGGCTGAGTAGGAAACTCATTTTATGTTGGCTGGAAGACATAACTGAGATGACTTGACCTGAGCACTctttgattccttctcctccacgGGCATTGGGCTGTGGGGAAGACCCGTAGCAGTCTACAAAGTGGGCGGGAGTGTTGGTCACCACCTATGAGCTTGGATGGGGTATAGAGAATCTAGGTGTTTGGATAAAATGTCCCCAAACACCAAATAACCTGGAAGAATGGCATAAATGATTCAGGTAGTCGTAAGTGTGTTCACCTGGCTCGGAGTGGCAGGCTTTTACTTATGTTTCTCTAAATGCCATTTGATATTCATAAATACAGCTGGATGACATTCGACTTTtgataatttgaaaaaaaaaaaaaagaccgttGTGGCAagtagtggttaaaaaaaaaacaggtaccaTGTTCAATGCTTTTGCACCATGTGTTTGAAAGTTGcctattttaaaatacatgtagACCATATTCATTCTAATTTTCAACTTATGTGTTTGAAAAATATTCCTCAGAGGTGTGGGACCTTCAAATTTCTTTTCCGTTTCAATACTGTTTTTGTTCTTGCGTTTTATAGTTGGTTGTATTTTGGACTTATAGCAAAGTGATAATTTATATTATTAGACAAAATGGTCTTCTCTTTCAGCCAGATCCAAATACATGGGACCTGTTGCTTCTCTGAGAAAATGCATACTATGTATAAGAAACCCAAAGGAGGCAACTGGCAATGCTTATACCATGTTCCAGTTTGCATTGGCATTTCCACAGAGTGTTGTTATTACATTAAAGCCATGCAGATTGAagctttaatattttttctagtCTTGAAATTCTGGTAAATTTTAATCTAATATTCAAAACATTTTTGCACTCCCACGTAAATAATGCTGAATTACAAATGAAGACATTCAGAAAAGTATAGACTGGAGGGGTTGAATTTGTTAAGAATTTCTTTTATAACCTAACTCACATATACTTTActcaattgacttttttttttacatagtaaaCAGAATATTTTTATTGTAAGACTATCAGAGTAAAtcctttgttttaaatttttaaagactAGTTGTGATTTTAAGTTTTGTATATTTTCCTTACTGTAAATCATTAAAAAACTGAATTAATTTTCTTAATTGACTCAAGTCTGTCTGTAGAGAAATAGGACATAAAATACTCATTTATTTCCAGTGGCTATAGTACCTGAGATAGAGTTTTCTAGAGACAGGAACCAGTTCTGTTGAAGTTAGCTTTTCTTTGTCACAGTTTTGGACAATAGCTATCTACAAGTATTAACATTTGAGGATTTAGATTCTCTACTGGGGCCCTTGAAACTTGGAAGAAAATTCAACCAGAAGATCTACATTTGTGAATGATCTTGTGTGGAGGGAAGATGGACTAGTTGACCGAGAATTCTTGTCACCTTATACATTTTGGGATTATTTTCCAAGCCAAGTTTTTTTCAATGTGTTTTGAGGTATGTGGACATTTACTGTAAACTATTATGCAGCTGTCTTTGTGACTTTATAGGCAGGTGAATTTTGTTCCTACTGAAAATAAATGACAGCAGTTCATTTATGATCACTCAAACAGCATCAGTGACCGCTTACTGAGAAAAGGTGAAGACTTCATGGATGTTAATTTTGAAGATTCGAATTATATATTGCTTAAAATTTTCCAGGCATCTGAACAACTGTTACCTACTAAACAATGTAAGGCCCCCATAGAGCTCTCTGGATTCTGAAATTATTGAAAATGTTATATGCTTAGTGATATATATCATGGAGCCATTTTCTCAAAATAcaaggagagaggaaaaaaaaaatcataagatcATCAGACTTTTGTAATGAAACAGAaagctaggaaaaaaaatcactttatatttttaaacagaTATTCATGAAGTCTTTTCAGAATTTCCCAAATTTAAAGTAAGAATTTCTTCAGTCATCTAAATGCTCTAGAGAATTTTGTTCTCCTTATTCACAACCAgttgtataacagaaatacccaatACTGTTTTTCTCCATGTGTGTGAATCATTATGTGACTCGTTATGTATTCTATTAAACACTAAAGAATAAAACATTCACTCCATTTCTCTTGGCTCCAGGGTGTGGATTGGCTAGAACACTGGTCTGATTCATTTCAGGGATTCTCTAAATACTGGGAATGCTTCCCAAACTGTCGTGGATCTAATGACGTgcattatgccaccagagctcctcacatGTAACAGGCCAGCTGGGCCAGGAGTGAAATCGTTCTTTCTCCAGAGTTCATTGTCAGGAATGTAGAGGGAGTTTGGTACTCAATGCAGGAAAAGCCCCCATGAGATTTCGTTACCTCAGCTTCAGCATGTGTGCATTGATTTGAACATGGGGAATGTAGGTACAGATGACCTTAAAGTTTGTAGGGAAAAGGAAATAGAAGTTGTGGCCAAAACttgttgcttttgagtcgattccgactcatagtgaccctgtaagactgagtataactgctccatagggtttccaaggagcacctggtggatttgaatctgccaaccttttagttagcagtagtagctcttaaccattactctGCCATGGTTCCCAGGAAGTTGTGAGATATGTCTTAATCAAGAACTCAATGCGTGAAGATAAGGTCCTAGAGAATGTTGGAGGAAGAAGGTCTGCATTTTGGTGTTTCAGTGAATCAGCTCCAGTCTTTGATGTCCCTCCTCTCTAAAGAAAGCATAGCCACTCAGATGGGAAATCGCAGGAACCCAAGCCAGGCAATGCCAGCTGAGGTCTGCTTGGTAATGACGCAGGAAGCCACGGACTGGGTGGGTAGAATGAGCCAGGCTGCACCCTTCCTCTTTTGCCTGTACTTCTTCTAGATAGTTACGTTTTAAAATAGTGTGTGTGAGTACATAAACACACATGtagaacttatttatttttttgaaaagcTAATACATCTCTTTTGTTACCATTGGGTTAAGGgtataccagccactttttatgcctttgGACCTCAGAGACAAGATGTTATtctggttctaatgcatttaacgtcaaggtgggtcccttttgaaatgtgtcATGCTCAGCATatggagttggagcctcattgttgtgtagcCTCATtgtt
Protein-coding sequences here:
- the KCTD12 gene encoding BTB/POZ domain-containing protein KCTD12; translated protein: MALADSTRGLPNGGGGGGGSGSSSSSAEPGLFPDIVELNVGGQVYVTRRCTVVSVPDSLLWRMFTQQQPQELARDSKGRFFLDRDGFLFRYILDYLRDLQLVLPDYFPERSRLQREAEYFELPELVRRLGAPQQPGLGPPHPRRGMPKEGSLGDELLQLGYAEPEQQEGSSAGAPSPTLELASRSPSGGAAGPLLTPSQSLDGSRRSGYITIGYRGSYTIGRDAQADAKFRRVARITVCGKTSLAKEVFGDTLNESRDPDRPPERYTSRYYLKFNFLEQAFDKLSESGFHMVACSSTGTCAFASSTDQSEDKIWTSYTEYVFCRE